The sequence GGGACCCAGGCCTGAAACTAGCCGGTTTTGCTGGGAGAGACTCCACATGCCAGTTTTTGAAGGGGAAAGTAGGAGGACTCCTTCGGAGGATCTGTTGGGATAAGCACTAGACATGACTACCAGATGAGAAATGCCCTGGTTCTTGCTCCCAGTATTTACAATCTTGATATTCACCCCTCTGGCATGGGAAGGGTTGCTTTGTAGTTTGAGGCAAGAAGGAAAAGGACACCCATTGAGCCACATTCCTTTATGGGAGGAGGTTGGTAGGAAACAGAACGAGAGGATTGGAGAGAAGAGTGAAGATGAGACAAGgaaagtgaggaggaggaggaactactccttcccttccactcacctctctctctgtctcttcttccctccctctttcttcctctctctatgGAGGGGGGTGGTGTCACCCATGGTATTATAGGCCCAGAttatcttcttcctgatcttcctTTCTCTTATCAACTACCTGCTGGggacttcctccccacaaaccccAGCCAACAAGTCACTGGCTTCTTTGGGTACCAAGGTGAGACAGTGGGAAACTGACTGAGAAATGTGTCCTCCTCAGAAAAGAACCCTCAACTTCTGATTCTGTATGTCATTCGCAAGTTGGCCATCAGACCACTCAGAGTCCTGTAAGTCCCTGGGCCAAAAATCCCTTATGCTTCCCAGCCTAACCTAAGACACTGACACTAAACTGGGTAGAGGGGTAATAATTTGGGCAGAACAAATGAAGCCAGGAGGTGCTCCTCAAaacctcttttcctctctgttccttcacataaaagcattttctttcataatattgTCCCGCAGTGGGGGGCATGGTCCAGAGGGCAGTGTCCTTGGTATGTTTTCCATCTTCTTCTCCTCCAGCCACTGGGGTACTCACCAGGACCAGTATCTCTAGGGACCTCAAGGTGACAAAGATGTCCAGGCATGGAGCACACTAtcacccctcttctctctccactgATGGTTCAACTTTCGTTCCCAGGACCCTGCTACAGCTGTCCCCAAAGGAACCATCCTTGCCATCACGTGGACCATGCTTTCCTACCTGGGCATCTCTGCCACAATTGGTAAGGCCCTCCACTCCTGCCTTCAGTGCAGAATGACCTGGAACCCTGGTTTCTGCTTCTCTGAGGGGCTAGGTGATGAAATGAGCCAGAGGCATTCATCAGTTAAAAGTAGTTTATATGCAGGTAGGCCCCCATCCCCTCCTTCACTGGTCCTCTCCATCCCTCGTTTCATTAATGAACTGTATGGTGCTCTTTGATTATCAGATTTGGTTGTCCCCCCCAACCCCATGCACACACTCTTCCATTACCCGCTTTGGCACTGGTGGTACCTACAGTCCTACTGCTTTGGGTTGGGGTTCTCTTCCCATGAACGAGTGTGTGTCCTAAATCTCATTTCCAGGCTCCTGTATGATTTGAGATGTTTTAGGAAATAGGACCGACGTGGGTGTGCAGAGTGGGAGCTGCCTAGGGTCAGAGTGCCAGTATGGCTAGTATTTCGGCAGATGTTGAGAGCCAGGGTCTTGCCTCTATGGGCTCTCTGATTACTACCAGGTGAGTGAACCAGAGGGGAAGATTAGAGAGATAAATCTTACCTAGCCCACTGCCCGGCATAGAGGAGATGCTCAAAAAACAGTAATGACTTAAGTGGATTCATGTAGGAGGAGCCGAAAACTGATGGAAGAGGAGTTTCTGTGGTAGGGGGTACTGGCTGTGGGGAAACAGTGGCTAATCTCTACCTACATCTGAACAGGTTTATGGTTACCAGTTTGAAAGAAATGCCAGCTGGgcagcaaaacagaaaaactaaagagtGAAGAAGCCCTATTATCCCTAAATCCCCAAGGACAGAAATTTCAGAGGATGACATACTTTCTGTTCCCTTCTGTATCTGGGGTTTCCTTTCTCTGTAGCCAAAAGGCTTTTGAAGACTTGGTGGTCTTACAACAGGTGCAGAAGCCACCACCAAAGGAGAACTTGGCATCTACCTCTCTCAACTTGACTCCTGCTCCTTCAGGCTACATCCCTGAGCAGGACCTGAACACAAACCAAAAGCAGGTAGATATACAGGAACAGGGCCATTAAAGTGGGGGCAGTTGTCCCAGAGTACAAACTGACAATGGCGCTCACCTTGTCCCTGCTCACTTTTCCTAACCATGCAGTCAGAGTGGCACATGTGCCTTCATAAAGTCGTATGGCAATAGTCATGCCTTCATGAAGTCCTATGGCTGCCCTCACAGTCATGAATCTGGGAAGATTTCAAACTGCAGGGGCGTAGAGCTCAGGGGTAGGACTAGTCCAATGGCTACAGAAGCTGAGGAACAGGTTCCATTTCTTACATAACAGGAGCCTACCTGTGATCCCTCAGTCAGCCTGCCCTGGGGCCCTATACATGACCTGGCTGGAGATGCTGTCCAGGGCCTGACATCCCCCATTGCCTTCATTTGTGGAAATCAGCAGTACACACTCACCCTATACTGTTAGTGAGACTCAGGAGGAAAGACAGCTAGGAAGAGGAGTCCATAATTTAGGACTCAAGGAGCCAAGATTTTAATCTCCTGGCTCCACAAACTTTTTTGAGTCTACTATTGGGTAGCCCAAAGCTTTGGACACACAAGGATTTTACAACAGCCCAAAGCTTCCTAGGGAGAGAACTCCCTGACTACGCAATACAAACTGCGTCTGCAGTGCCAAAGAAGGTCCTTCCTCCACAATTCATTCCACCCCATGATATTAATAAAAACTTACAAATAAATCCCTGAGGCTAATGTGTAATAACATACTTGAAAACTCCCCAAGACTAGAAAAACAGATTATTCCTGTTCTCAAATATattcaacaagaatttattttctacctTCCATCTCAAAGTTTCTACTTTAAACCTCCATGCCTTAATGCATTTCAACCCATTTATGTGTCTATcctttgtaaatgaaaaaaaaaaagtatttatcatCACTTTCTACTTAGTAAGTAATCAGAAACTTCCTCTTTTCCCAAGCTCATGTaatcctactttttaaaatcttttggctCAAGTCTTACCTTATAGTCCTTTGATTATTTCTTTGGTTTAGTTCCTCATCAGCTTatacattcattcagcaaatactaaCTGAATGtccactatgtgccagaccctaTTTTCAGTACTGGGAGATGATATGCCAATGAATAAAACAAGCTACACCTCCCCTCAGGGAGTTTATATTCCAACAAGAAGAGGTAAACAATGAACATAATAAAAACTATTAGATTACGAGCTGCTAAGTgctatgaagagaaagaaaacaggggaGTGGGCTAAAAAGCCTAGAGGAGTACAATTTTAAGTAGGGTTGTCAGGAAGCCCTCACTAAAAGAAGCTGAGCAGAATTACAGACTATACCTCCGGAAAGGCCTTGAGGGCAGCACACCTTCAGTGTTTAAGGAAGAACGAAAGGCCAATGTTGCTGGAGCAGAGGGAACAAGGAGATAAGTAGCAGGAAGTGAGGTCAAAGCATTACTTGAGGAAGGGTGGGGCAGGTCATGGAGGCTTTTACAGGCCTTTAAAGGACTCTGGTTCTTATTCTGAGGTAGGAAAACACAGAGGGTTTTGAGAAGAGTGACACAATCTGGCTTCCATGTTAACACTattcactctggctgctgtgttgagaattgACTGTACAAGGGAAATGGTGGAAGCAGGTAGACCAGCTACTGCAATAATCTCGGACAGCAGTCCCcaccctttttggcaccagggaccagtttcgtggaagacagtttttccaggCTGTAATGCAAGCGATGGTTCAGATGGTAACGCGAGCGAGaggggagctgcagatgaagcttcactcccTCGTTCACCCGCCcgccactgctcacctcctgctgtgcagcccggttcctaacaggccgccaACCGACccggtaccagtccatggccagGGAGTTGGGGACCTCTGATCTTGGAGGCAGAAAATTCTGGCTTGGGCTAGGGTGGCAGCAGAGAAGTGACAAATTGGATTCTGGATGTATCCTGAAGGTAAAGTCAACGTGATTTGATGAATTGGAGGAGATGAAAAAGAGGTGCCAAAGATAATACCAAGACACTTTAACATGAACAACTAGAAGGATGGAGTTGTCATTAACTGAAATAGGAAAGACTGCAGCAGTAAGCTGGGGAGAAAATAAGTTCAGTTTTGtatatgttaaatttgagatgcctattaaGCATCCAAGTCGAGATGCCAAGGGCAGCTAGATATTCAGGATAGAAGTCCTGATTGGAGCTGAAAAAATGGGGAGTCATCCACATTGAAATGGCTCTAATGTGTAACACTGGATGAAATCACTCCAGGTATGTATGTAAACAGAAAAGCAGTCCAAGGACTGAACTCTAGAGCACTATGGAGATGAGGAGAAACCAGCAGACTAAGAAAGAGTACTTGGTAAACTAGGAGGCAAACCAGAGAATATGTCCTAAGACCAAGTAAAGACAGTGTTTCAAAGAGGGcgtgtcaaatgctgctgacaGTCTGTGCAAGATAAAGCAGAAGATGCCATTAGATTTAGCTTTGTGCAAGTCCTTGGTGACCATGATGAGAACAGTCGTGGTGCAGTGGACTTAATAGGGAATTGGTGGAAAGTGGAAAAGACTCTATTAAGATGTTCTGCtacagagcaaaataaataaactacaaggatatattgtacagcacagggaatacagtgaatattttataactttaagtggagtataacctataagaATACTtactaaatcactatgctgtacatctgaaactaatattgtaagtcaactataattCAACTTAAAAACCTAGTAataaacaaagtattttttaaaaattgagcaagaggcttccctggtggcgcagtggttgggagtccgcttgccaatgggggggacacgggttcgtgccccagtccgggaggatcccacatgctgcggagcggctgggcccgtgagccacggtcgctgagactgcgcgtccggagcctgtgctccgcaacgggagaggccacagcggtgagaggcccgcgtaccgcaaaaaaaaaaaaaaaaaaaaaaaagtaaataaaaattgagcaagaaaattggaagcaactggaaggggaaatggggtCAAGAGAGGTTCATGTCTttgtaagataagaaaaatgacagCATATTTGTATGCCAACAGGATGCtccaggagagaaaggggaatACTGACGCTACAGAAAAGGAGAACTGTTGAGAGATGTCCTTGAAAGCCAGATGATGGGACTGGCTGGACAGGAGCCTGGACAGTTTGTTTAGAGCAGCATTTCTCAACCTTGACGCCAATAACATTTAAGCCCAAATAGTTCTGTTGTGGAGGGCTGTTCTGTACATTGTAGGCTATTTTGCAGCATCGCTGGCCTCTACCCAGCAGCACCACCTCCCGGCTGTGATCAACCAAATGTCCTCTGGGAGCAAACTCAGtcccagttgagaatcactggtatACAGTaacaagagagaaagcagagctTACAGGTGTAAATGCTGGAAGGTATGCAGGTATAGTGGTAGGAGCTTATGAACCTTTTctgattgtttctattttctaccaAAGTAAAAGTGAGAATGAGGGATGTTGGAGATTTAAGGGATCAGAAGCGAGGGcaagtggggaattccctggcggtccagtggttaggactccaatcccacaagccatgcagcatggccaaaaaaaaggaagggcaAGTAAAAGGACCAGGGGATGTTGCTAGGAGCATAAAGGACTCACGCAAGTTTTATGGTAATGAATTTAAAGACAAGTCAACCTGACTGTTTCTTCCTAGCCCTTTCAGCTGCATGGATCTAGGAGTAAAGTTGGTGAAGAGTTGAGTGTGACAAAAGCCAGAGAGAAGCAAGGGAGGTAAGGCTTTGAAACGAAGGGCTCATGACTGGAATTTAGTGGGAGGAGGGAAATGAAGGCAAGTGGAATAAACTGGAAAGATAGGAAGTAATGGTGGGAGGGTGGGATGTTTAAGATTGAGATATGGAGTAGTGGTAGGTCTAGAATATGAACAAGGGAATGAGTAGCTGAAGTGGGGGTGGAGGACAAGATCACTGGAGGAGCAAAGAACTGAGACCAGAGTGTTAGAAAGATTATCTACATGGATATTTAAATCACCAAGCTTTATGACAGGTACTGACTTGTGTTTCAAAGCTGAGGTATGTTAGAGATGAGAGAATAGCCTTAAAAATAGTATGAGGAAGCGAcgcccctggcggtccagtggttaagactccatgctcccaatgcaggggaccggggttcgatccctcgtcagggaactagatcccacatgccacaactaagagttcgcatgccacaactaaagatcccgcatgccgcaacaaagacccagtgcagctaaataaaaaaaaaaatagtatgagaAAAAATGAGGACACTTGCACTGCCTCCAGGCCCAGTGGTACAATGGGTGTGAGAGAAACCACCACCACTACTAAAATAAGCAGagtcctcaggagaaaccaggGCTCAGAGCAGGACTATAAAAAGGGAACATACAGAGAAGAGGTTGAGCATACGTGGGATTTTTGCTAATGACTGGCTGTTAATTTCAGAGAGGATGTGTATACCTCGGCCCACCCCCTCAAGCCTGCCAATGGAAATGTCTGTAGGCCTAAGTGTATGGAAGAGGGATGGTTTTACTTTTGAGTTATCAATTAGCATGAAATTACACCTGGCTTCAGGCTATTTTCAGGGAAATCCTGAGTACCTATACttcaaagaatttaaatgagatgataaatgtaAAGGAATTAGCATAAGATCTTGGTAAAATAGTATCAATGATAATAGCATTACTAAGAAGAGGTTAGAATATCTAAGAGATTCCCCTCAATTTTAGCTCCAGAGCAGCAGCTCCCAAGGCAACCTGCATAGTCAGCCAGGGTGCCGCTCTGACCCCCTGCCTCCTTACCCATCATCCCATCAACAAGAATTTATCCAGTGCCAACTGTGTATCCTTCCTGAACACAAGTTGATTatcaacatataaaaacaaaaatattttaatgctgaGTCATCTTGAGGTTCAAATGATAGGAGAGGGGCATCCACAGCCTTGCCAGGATTCTTATGTCAGGATAAAGATTAAGGCCCAGGGTCCCCCTTGGTCTCCACTTAGGGCGCTATCTACTCCGATTCTGTTAACCTTGTTAGTCCCTCCAGGTCACTTCTACTTCATCTGTCCGatacctgtaaaaaaaaaaataggaaaaacttGGTGGACAGTTACCCCTTAGCCCCTTCCATTCTTCTCTGCCCTCACAATTCTGGATCCTCTTCCCTGCTGATCATTTTTGCCTACCTCCCATTTAATCCTGTCTACCTCCTCCAAGGGGCTACTCACCTCTGTGTGACCCCAGATTCACTGAGAGGAGTCCTGTGTCCAGCCCGAAACATCTCCCAGCCAGCCTGGGCTATCATGGCTCCATTGTCAATGCAGAAtctgggaaggaaaagaggtGTGAAATTCATGATCTAAGCGTGGAAAATCACAGtaattggaggggaaaaaaaagaaataaagaaagggaaagggccttTACCTCTCATCTGTGGCAAAAAGCCGGGCTCCACGCTCCTGGCACATCGTCTCCATCATTTCCTGTAACCTCACATTACCTACAAAGAGGAAGGGGTACAGTTAGCTTACTTTTGGCCATTTCTCCACAGTCTGTCTGTACACCTCATGTGCACTGACTTAGGAAAATGAAGTAGGGATTCCAGGAGCAAGGAGTGGGAAGCATAGGACAACAAATAAAATGAGTAATTTCCCCAAACCCTTAGAGACTTAGAGTATCAGAAGGAGGATACACATGCcccaaaagaggaaagagaagcacaGTTCAGTGATACATACACCCCACACCTCCCACGATGAGGGCCTCCTGGGAGCCACAATGTGCCATGGCTCGCTCTGTGATCTCTACCAGCATTGCAAACACAGTTTCCTATGGAAGGCAAACAAGGTGAAAACATCAAAGACAATCCCAGCTTAGTTCTGTCTGCTATATAAAAGCTCCTCCAGCTTCAACTTTTTGTCCCAGCTTTTTACTCCATTACCTGCAGGGAGAAACATAGATCCTCAGGAGTACACTCGCCCGTGGCCAGCATCCGCTGGGTTACATCCTATAGTTAAAGgggaaaacatataaaacaatgaattGCGGTTTGGGGATGACATATGAGCAAAAAATTAGTGCACTTGGAGTATCACCATGTTTCACCACAATTCAGTTTACCAGTACATCCCATATGACACCTTGCCCTTCACTGGCACTGAGCTATAAAACCAGCAGCAGTCTTTCAAGATTCAATAAttatgaggggggaaaaaaaaaagaaagaaaagaaagaaagaaaatactatgaTTATCTTAAAAAAGACACAGTAATTATGAATGTCTACCCTGGTACCCTCCATTCCCTACCCCAGTTAATTTTTCTCTAGAGCACTTGTCCCCATCTGAccctttttatattattatttccccccttcttttttttttgtttctttttctgtctcccacCCCCACTGCATGAAGTGCAAGCTCCAAGtaggcagggatttttgttttgctcCATCTTGTATCACTATTGCCttgaacagcacctggcacacaaaagatgttcaataaatatttgctaaatgactTTATTCAGTATCTAACATGGGCCAGTACTATgctatatgtagaaaatacaCTGGTGAGCAAAACACATGTGCTTCATTAAAAAGCATGAGAAGTGCCCATCTCCTCACCTCTCCCACACTCACCTCAATGAAAGACAAGATCCCTGAGAATGAGACGTCCATCCCCTTTACAGTGTATGGCAGCTCAACTAGCTTCTTGCCTCTATGTGGAAGTGAGTATATGAGGCACTTAAGCCTGTAGTCAGCTGGCTGCTCACCCTCCAAAGCCCTCCCAAACCTCATTAACACATATACAGGGAAATCCCTGGCGCCCCACCAGTCAGCCTCCTTCCACCTTATTCCCCTTACCGCTTTGCCATCTGTTCAATGTTGTAGCCTGGACTTGGGTCATTGGAAATctagcagaaggaaaaagaggatgaAGTCAGGTATGCAGGAAACATAAGAAGCTAATTTACTACTTTCCTCCTCCTTTGCCATGGCTCCCCGCAAATACATTCACATCTTATGTTCTCTGTAGCCTCAATAGCTTACCTTCAGCACTCGAGCAAAACGATCCAGACAATTACCCACAGCAATATCGATGGTTTCCCCAAAGATGCGGTAACGATGTTCTGAATACGCAATCACCTAAGGGTGATGAGGATGTCCATGAAACCTCAAGTCTGTAAAGAGGAGCATTTGGCTTTGGGGAAGAATGCAGCAGAGGATCAACATGGTCACTAGAGCTTCCAAAAAGCAATAAGCAATGGGAAAAAGTAGTTTCCCAAGCCCTCAATGGGTACTTTTTAATAGCCCTTATCTGAGAAGTCTATATATACCCCAAGGATTCCCAGAGCAGATTCCTAGTCTACAGAAGGTAGTCTAGGTCAGGGGAGAAGCAAATTATCACTTTGGATGCATTTTTCTTGCTTGGAGGTTCCTAATATTCCTTTAAAAGCAGTCTAGACAGTGTGTACTAGGGAAGGCTTTCCTTCTTGGAAGCAGGAAACCAGAGTTCTTCTAGGTTATCCTACCAGGGAAACCACCAAGGTAGAGTTAAAAGAAACTCAAAaatcccagggaattccctagcggtccagtggttaggactccgctctTTCACTGCTGAAGGTGCtcgttcaacccctggttggggaactgagatcccacaagtcacGCAGTGCAGCAAacacaacaacaagaaaaaacaaaacttaaaaccCCATTCTGGGTCAGACTAATGGCCCATCCAACTCAGCACTGGCAACCAACTTATGTCCATTCTTCATACGTGACCAGCTTCTAGCACAGAGAGTATTTATCACCCACTGACACATATGCTCCATACTGCTGACAGTGAGTACTTCCTAAGGACCATAAGTCCCTTTCCCTTTCTGGTGCTGCTAGggattttcttccattctgatgtAGCTCTTACTCTACTGTCAAAAGCTGgcaacaaaagaggaaagaaaaaattctgcCTTTCTACTTCTGTCATCTACACTTCCCTACCCAATCATCTTCTGTTTTTCACACCTAAGCAGGCTtcaaaagggaggaggaaaagaagagaaaattccaTTGCTGCTCATCTCCATTAACTCTTGTAAGCTTCCACTGATACTTTCCACACCCCAAGTCCCTAACTTTGTATGATATCCTTCAGGCCTCAACCAGTTGCTTGCTCTCTACCCATTAAAGTTGCCACATCAGTTTCACGGGAATATGTACTTCATCTTTAATAACTATTTCACAAGATGAAGTTTTAGAACATAACCCTTTCATAAGCTGGAGACAATGACCATTCCTGACGATAATCCCATCAGGTGTTATGTGGGAAAGGAAGGCTGGAGTTCTCTAATCCCAACCTAAAAAGACCTTATACAAATGGGATAGTGCcccttagtttttgtttttagtttttgttttttgcggtacgcgggcctctcactgttgtggcctctcctgccgcggagcacaggctccggacgcgcaggctcagcggccatggctcacgggcctagccactccgcggcacgtgggatcctcccggaccggggcacgaacccgtgtcccctgcatcggcaggcggactctcaaccactgcgccaccagggaagccctgccccttAGTTTTAATTGCTAAGATTCATAGGAAAAATAAgcttcaaaataatgaaaatgaaaatcctttcattattttgaatACTTCAATCCTTAaccattcttccttctctaaatTGGAAATTCCTTATCTCTACAGCCACATATATAAAGGTCATTTAATGTTCTAATCATACTGCCCAAACATACAATACCACAAACTCTGTTGTGGGTTTTCTAGTATATCACATTTTAGTTTCAGATGAGCCCAGCTTTGCTCTTGCAGTTCCCACCACTCAGGTGGAACATGAAAGTTGTTGGTACAGTGCCTTAGAAATTAAGAAGGAATGGTGGAGCTTTTCTGCCATAGTCCAGAGTGGTTTCTGTCAAAATGGGCAAGTTCACGAAACCTGGGAAGGTGGTGCTGCTCCTGGTGGGTC is a genomic window of Physeter macrocephalus isolate SW-GA unplaced genomic scaffold, ASM283717v5 random_651, whole genome shotgun sequence containing:
- the OSGEP gene encoding tRNA N6-adenosine threonylcarbamoyltransferase; translated protein: MPAVLGFEGSANKIGVGVVRDGVVLANPRRTYVTPPGTGFLPGATARHHRAVILDLLQEALTEAGLTSKDIDCIAYTKGPGMGAPLVSVAVVARTMAQLWNKPLLGVNHCIGHIEMGRLITGATSPTVLYVSGGNTQVIAYSEHRYRIFGETIDIAVGNCLDRFARVLKISNDPSPGYNIEQMAKRGKKLVELPYTVKGMDVSFSGILSFIEDVTQRMLATGECTPEDLCFSLQETVFAMLVEITERAMAHCGSQEALIVGGVGCNVRLQEMMETMCQERGARLFATDERFCIDNGAMIAQAGWEMFRAGHRTPLSESGVTQRYRTDEVEVTWRD